One region of Zerene cesonia ecotype Mississippi chromosome 15, Zerene_cesonia_1.1, whole genome shotgun sequence genomic DNA includes:
- the LOC119832376 gene encoding spermatogenesis-associated protein 20 isoform X2 has product MAASSTDGASGEKPKFTNKLIHEKSPYLLQHAHNPVNWYPWGQEAIDKAKEEKKLIFLSVGYSTCHWCHVMERESFENEEIANILNDNFICIKLDREERPDIDRVYMIFIMATSGCGGWPMNLFLTSDLKPVQGGTYYPPEDRWGFKGFKTIIQEIAEHWRTNPQRLLSIGDRVIDHIEKASKLSRNSSAVPGEVTWLKCVEKYMSMYEPDFGGFGTSPKFPQVPAFNFLFHFYARDKNDSKGKQCLDMVLHSLTKMAKGGIHDHISSGFARYSTDGHWHLPHFEKMLYDQAQLVSTYSDAYLATKDEYFADVVHDIIKYVNRDLRHEYGGYYSAEDADSYPYYGAPEKFEGAFYVWEFKELKSLLNDKKIGSHSYLDIFCDYYNVDESGNIPIEYSHKGELQNKNVFIIYGTEEEAIEKFGLTKEQFKEVINECKEILFKYQQSRPRPHLDTKILCSWNGLMIAGLAHAGQCLEEKKYVEDAINTAKFIKKYLYDSETGTLIHSSYKADDGSIVHGDEPIMGLLDDYAFLIRGLIDLHEASLDQQWLQWARELQAKQDELFWDHDVGGYFTCCETDKTVVVRLKEDQDCAEPAGNSVACQNLLRLAAHADKTPAPEGGDKERDMAKKILQAFAKRMQDAPNALPEMISALMLYNDSPTQVLISGRSSDPRTLELVRVVRSRLLPGRVLAVTDPANESPAVLSRIRAAGDAPAAYVCRRYACSLPVTDVKQLEDLLDEPVKRGTNNNNY; this is encoded by the exons atggCTGCTTCTAGTACAGATGGTGCTTCAGGTGAGAAACCAAAATTTACCAACAAATTAATTCATGAAAAGTCCCCATATCTTCTGCAGCATGCCCATAACCCCGTTAATTGGTACCCTTGGGGACAAGAGGCGATTGATAAAGCAAAAGAAGAGAAGAAGCTAATATTTCTTTCTGTCGGATATTCCACATGCCACTGGTGCCACGTAATGGAAAGAGAATCTTTTGAAAATGAAGAGATTGCAAACATTTTGAATGATAATTTCATTTGCATTAAGCTGGACCGTGAAGAAAGACCAGATATTGATCGAGTTTATATGATCTTTATAATGGCTACATCTGGATGTGGTGGATGGCCTATGAATTTGTTTCTCACATCTGATCTGAAACCTGTCCAAGGGGGGACTTACTATCCTCCCGAAGACAGATGGGGATTTAAaggatttaaaacaattattcagGAAATTGCTGAGCATTGGAGAACCAATCCACAAAGGCTCTTATCCATTGGTGATAGAGTCATAGACCATATTGAAAAGGCATCAAAGCTAAGCAGAAACTCATCAGCAGTGCCTGGCGAAGTAACTTGGTTAAAATGTGTTGAGAAATATATGTCCATGTATGAACCAGACTTTGGAGGCTTTGGAACATCCCCTAAATTTCCTCAAGTACCTGCTTTCAATTTTCTCTTCCATTTTTATGCCAGAGACAAGAATGATTCCAAGGGAAAACAGTGTTTAGATATGGTTCTTCATTCATTAACCAAAATGGCTAAAGGTGGTATACATGACCATATTTCCAGTGGCTTTGCTCGCTATTCAACTGATGGTCATTGGCACTTGCcacattttgaaaaaatgttgTATGATCAAGCACAATTGGTGAGCACTTACTCTGACGCATACTTGGCAACTAAAGATGAATACTTTGCAGATGTTGTTCacgatattattaagtatgtcAATAGAGACTTGAGACACGAATATGGGGGCTATTATAGTGCCGAAGATGCTGATTCATATCCCTACTATGGAGCGCCAGAAAAATTTGAAGGAGCATTCTATGTGTGGGAATTCaaggaattaaaaagtttgttgaatgataaaaaaattggatCCCATTCTTATTTAGACATTTTCTGCGACTATTATAATGTTGACGAAAGTGGTAATATACCGATTGAATACTCACATAAGGGTGaactgcaaaataaaaatgtgttcatAATTTATGGAACTGAAGAAGAAGCAATTGAAAAGTTTGGTCTCACAAAAGAACAATTTAAAGAagttataaatgaatgtaaagaaatattattcaaataccaGCAAAGTAGACCAAGGCCACACTTGGATACAAAAATACTATGCTCATGGAATGGGTTAATGATTGCTGGCTTAGCACATGCTGGTCAGTGCTTAGAGGAAAAGAAATATGTAGAAGATGCTATAAACACTGCTAAGTTCATAAAAAAGTACTTGTATGACTCGGAGACGGGGACTCTTATACACTCTAGCTATAAAGCTGATGATGGAAGTATTGTTCATGG agatGAGCCGATAATGGGACTATTGGATGACTACGCATTTCTGATACGCGGCTTGATCGACTTACATGAAGCGTCTCTAGACCAGCAGTGGCTCCAGTGGGCCAGGGAGTTGCAGGCGAAACAGGATGAGCTGTTTTGGGATCATGACGTCGGTGGCTATTTCACATGCTGTGAGACAGATAAAACCGTTGTTGTTAGACTAAAAgaag aCCAAGACTGTGCCGAGCCGGCCGGCAACAGCGTGGCCTGTCAGAACTTGCTGCGCCTCGCGGCTCACGCGGACAAAACTCCCGCGCCCGAAGGAGGGGATAAGGAGAGGGATATGGCCAAGAAGATATTGCAAGCGTTCGCTAAACGAATGCAAGATGCTCCCAATGCGTTGCCCGAAATGATTTCAGCGCTCATGTTGTACAATGATTCGCCGACTCAG GTGTTGATATCAGGACGAAGCTCGGACCCTCGGACCCTGGAACTAGTGCGGGTGGTGAGGTCTCGGCTGCTGCCGGGCCGTGTGTTGGCCGTCACCGATCCGGCTAATGAATCGCCTGCAG TGCTCAGTCGCATACGTGCGGCGGGCGACGCCCCGGCGGCGTACGTGTGCCGCCGATACGCGTGCTCTCTCCCCGTCACCGATGTCAAACAACTCGAAGATCTGCTCGACGAACCAGTCAAGCGCGgcacaaacaataataactattag
- the LOC119832376 gene encoding spermatogenesis-associated protein 20 isoform X1: MPNSRAVLLLRRLSSNDGKLKNLNLNTNTKEVFTTNPVCNQRDFCWSVRASAFCNTQQSNSPQNIRNISENIIRMAASSTDGASGEKPKFTNKLIHEKSPYLLQHAHNPVNWYPWGQEAIDKAKEEKKLIFLSVGYSTCHWCHVMERESFENEEIANILNDNFICIKLDREERPDIDRVYMIFIMATSGCGGWPMNLFLTSDLKPVQGGTYYPPEDRWGFKGFKTIIQEIAEHWRTNPQRLLSIGDRVIDHIEKASKLSRNSSAVPGEVTWLKCVEKYMSMYEPDFGGFGTSPKFPQVPAFNFLFHFYARDKNDSKGKQCLDMVLHSLTKMAKGGIHDHISSGFARYSTDGHWHLPHFEKMLYDQAQLVSTYSDAYLATKDEYFADVVHDIIKYVNRDLRHEYGGYYSAEDADSYPYYGAPEKFEGAFYVWEFKELKSLLNDKKIGSHSYLDIFCDYYNVDESGNIPIEYSHKGELQNKNVFIIYGTEEEAIEKFGLTKEQFKEVINECKEILFKYQQSRPRPHLDTKILCSWNGLMIAGLAHAGQCLEEKKYVEDAINTAKFIKKYLYDSETGTLIHSSYKADDGSIVHGDEPIMGLLDDYAFLIRGLIDLHEASLDQQWLQWARELQAKQDELFWDHDVGGYFTCCETDKTVVVRLKEDQDCAEPAGNSVACQNLLRLAAHADKTPAPEGGDKERDMAKKILQAFAKRMQDAPNALPEMISALMLYNDSPTQVLISGRSSDPRTLELVRVVRSRLLPGRVLAVTDPANESPAVLSRIRAAGDAPAAYVCRRYACSLPVTDVKQLEDLLDEPVKRGTNNNNY; encoded by the exons ATGCCAAATAGTCGCGCAGTTTTGTTGTTGCGACGGTTGTCCTCAAACGATGGTAAAttgaagaatttaaatttaaatacaaatactaaAGAAGTATTCACTACAAATCCTGTGTGTAACCAAAGGGATTTTTGTTGGAGCGTTAG GGCTTCTGCATTTTGCAACACTCAACAATCAAATTCACCTCAAAATATACGAAACAtaagtgaaaatataataagaatggCTGCTTCTAGTACAGATGGTGCTTCAGGTGAGAAACCAAAATTTACCAACAAATTAATTCATGAAAAGTCCCCATATCTTCTGCAGCATGCCCATAACCCCGTTAATTGGTACCCTTGGGGACAAGAGGCGATTGATAAAGCAAAAGAAGAGAAGAAGCTAATATTTCTTTCTGTCGGATATTCCACATGCCACTGGTGCCACGTAATGGAAAGAGAATCTTTTGAAAATGAAGAGATTGCAAACATTTTGAATGATAATTTCATTTGCATTAAGCTGGACCGTGAAGAAAGACCAGATATTGATCGAGTTTATATGATCTTTATAATGGCTACATCTGGATGTGGTGGATGGCCTATGAATTTGTTTCTCACATCTGATCTGAAACCTGTCCAAGGGGGGACTTACTATCCTCCCGAAGACAGATGGGGATTTAAaggatttaaaacaattattcagGAAATTGCTGAGCATTGGAGAACCAATCCACAAAGGCTCTTATCCATTGGTGATAGAGTCATAGACCATATTGAAAAGGCATCAAAGCTAAGCAGAAACTCATCAGCAGTGCCTGGCGAAGTAACTTGGTTAAAATGTGTTGAGAAATATATGTCCATGTATGAACCAGACTTTGGAGGCTTTGGAACATCCCCTAAATTTCCTCAAGTACCTGCTTTCAATTTTCTCTTCCATTTTTATGCCAGAGACAAGAATGATTCCAAGGGAAAACAGTGTTTAGATATGGTTCTTCATTCATTAACCAAAATGGCTAAAGGTGGTATACATGACCATATTTCCAGTGGCTTTGCTCGCTATTCAACTGATGGTCATTGGCACTTGCcacattttgaaaaaatgttgTATGATCAAGCACAATTGGTGAGCACTTACTCTGACGCATACTTGGCAACTAAAGATGAATACTTTGCAGATGTTGTTCacgatattattaagtatgtcAATAGAGACTTGAGACACGAATATGGGGGCTATTATAGTGCCGAAGATGCTGATTCATATCCCTACTATGGAGCGCCAGAAAAATTTGAAGGAGCATTCTATGTGTGGGAATTCaaggaattaaaaagtttgttgaatgataaaaaaattggatCCCATTCTTATTTAGACATTTTCTGCGACTATTATAATGTTGACGAAAGTGGTAATATACCGATTGAATACTCACATAAGGGTGaactgcaaaataaaaatgtgttcatAATTTATGGAACTGAAGAAGAAGCAATTGAAAAGTTTGGTCTCACAAAAGAACAATTTAAAGAagttataaatgaatgtaaagaaatattattcaaataccaGCAAAGTAGACCAAGGCCACACTTGGATACAAAAATACTATGCTCATGGAATGGGTTAATGATTGCTGGCTTAGCACATGCTGGTCAGTGCTTAGAGGAAAAGAAATATGTAGAAGATGCTATAAACACTGCTAAGTTCATAAAAAAGTACTTGTATGACTCGGAGACGGGGACTCTTATACACTCTAGCTATAAAGCTGATGATGGAAGTATTGTTCATGG agatGAGCCGATAATGGGACTATTGGATGACTACGCATTTCTGATACGCGGCTTGATCGACTTACATGAAGCGTCTCTAGACCAGCAGTGGCTCCAGTGGGCCAGGGAGTTGCAGGCGAAACAGGATGAGCTGTTTTGGGATCATGACGTCGGTGGCTATTTCACATGCTGTGAGACAGATAAAACCGTTGTTGTTAGACTAAAAgaag aCCAAGACTGTGCCGAGCCGGCCGGCAACAGCGTGGCCTGTCAGAACTTGCTGCGCCTCGCGGCTCACGCGGACAAAACTCCCGCGCCCGAAGGAGGGGATAAGGAGAGGGATATGGCCAAGAAGATATTGCAAGCGTTCGCTAAACGAATGCAAGATGCTCCCAATGCGTTGCCCGAAATGATTTCAGCGCTCATGTTGTACAATGATTCGCCGACTCAG GTGTTGATATCAGGACGAAGCTCGGACCCTCGGACCCTGGAACTAGTGCGGGTGGTGAGGTCTCGGCTGCTGCCGGGCCGTGTGTTGGCCGTCACCGATCCGGCTAATGAATCGCCTGCAG TGCTCAGTCGCATACGTGCGGCGGGCGACGCCCCGGCGGCGTACGTGTGCCGCCGATACGCGTGCTCTCTCCCCGTCACCGATGTCAAACAACTCGAAGATCTGCTCGACGAACCAGTCAAGCGCGgcacaaacaataataactattag
- the LOC119832494 gene encoding uncharacterized protein LOC119832494: MSIWVGSGGGGNEIRGPPPATVLSTNTSMESGIEAGVLPTVTGSLASARDSLGSLSRAAEHLYDTDHTDLGSELDEAEIRRELMHDKWRLLFDKFDPEGFGEIPWPDFLQTLQHPDFIAQVPHHKREILLDKARSSSSPAITFQEFVNVYKETTRDSVGSWASMMRHSYANPGEPHSNGVGQIVIYIVTSRLFLFTILLD, encoded by the exons ATGTCTATTTGGGTGGGCAGTGGCGGCGGCGGGAATGAGATCCGCGGTCCACCACCAGCCACTGTCCTTTCTACTAACACTTCTATGGAGTCTGGTATCGAAGCTGGAGTTCTGCCAACCGTCACGGGCTCGCTGGCGTCGGCGAGAGACTCCTTGGGATCCCTGTCCAGGGCTGCTGAACACTTGTACGACACTGACCATACCGATCTTGGAAGCGAGCTTGATGAAGCTGAAATACGACGGGAGTTGATGCATGAT AAATGGCGTCTTCTTTTTGATAAg ttcgatcctgAGGGTTTTGGGGAGATTCCTTGGCCAGATTTCCTGCAAACACTTCAGCATCCCGATTTTATAGCACAAGTGCCTCATCACAAGCGTGAG ATACTTCTAGATAAAGCCCGAAGTTCCAGCAGCCCCGCAATAACATTTCAAGAGTTTGTTAATGTG taTAAAGAGACAACGAGGGACAGTGTTGGATCGTGGGCGTCCATGATGCGGCATTCTTATGCTAATCCGGGCGAACCACATTCGAATGGGGTGGgccaaattgttatttatattgtcaCCTCCAGGCTTTTTTTGTTCACTATACTTCTGGACTAA